The Candidatus Nitrosopumilus sp. SW genomic sequence GTCATCAGTTGTTTGTGTTGTGTCATCAGTTGTTTGTGTTGTGTCATCAGTTGTTTGTGTTGTGTCATCAGTTGTTTGTGTTGTTTCTTCAGTTGTTTGTGTTGTTTCTTCAGTTGTTTGTGTTGTTTCTTCAGTTGTTTGTGTTGTTTCTTCAGTTGTTTGTGTTGTGTCATCAGTTGTTTGTGTAGTATGTTCTGTAGAATATTCAAAGAAATATTGTGCATCAGTTTCAGCATAATGTGCTTTTATCGAATATGTTCCTTCAGCTTTAAAGTTTACGCCATCTTTAACCAAAAAGCTTGTAGAAAACTCTAAGTCATTGTTTATGTTTCCAAAATAAAATCCAGCAGGAGTTCCAAACGGATCATGAATACCAATTAAGACAGTAGGCGAATCTAAAGTAGATACACTTCCAAAAATTTTGATTGTGTCGCCATCAAAATAATGGTCCCTTTCAGTATAGAAAGATGTGATTTCAGGAACTATTACTTCTTGAGGAACAATTTCAGGTTCAGATTCAACAGAATTCGCCTGAATTACAAAGTTATGTTCTTCAGTTACTTGTCCATAGTCCAATTTTATGAGATAGTTACCAGGTATTTCATAAAATGGTGATTCCAAAGAAATTGTTTTTGAGAAGCTTCCATCAGATGCAAGTTCCAAATTATTTGCAGATAATATTTTCGCATCAGGATCAAATATACTCATAGCAATTACAGGCATTCCAAAATCAATTACCTGTCCAGAAATTACTAATGTTTCACCAGTTTGATAGATACTCTTGTTAAAACTTACATTAAACGAATCCGCAAAAATATCATTGAATGCAAGTGGTGCAAAAGCTGTTAACACTAGAGTTATCCCTAGGATGAATCGCATCACAATAAAAAACACGTAATTTTCTATTTAATAATCACGTATAATTGATACTTTTTCATTCTACGGAAATGGATCTTGTGATCGAATCAGATAATGCAGTTGGATCTTTTAGTGAAGTCCAAACAAATGTTTCAACGGTATAGTCTCCAGGATTTTTTGGAATCCATGATTGAGAAACATCAAGACTTTGTCCAGGAGATAACTGACCTTGAATCCACGAAAGAGATTCAACATGGTTTTGAGAATTTCTCACTTGAAAGAGATAAACAAATTTTTGATCATAATCTTGCAAATTTGACAAACTACCAACAATCTGAACTTGTCGTTCAGAAGAAATGGTTGTAAGATGATTTCCAAAACTATCAGAGATATTGATTTCAGAATTTTCTAATCGTTGAGTTGAAGGAACGGATGATTCTACTCTTGATTGAGCCTGAATTTCCAAATTATCAGATTCAGAATATGGTTTTGGAAGAGTATAATCACGGTATTTGGCAGAAATTGTGTCACCAGGAATTGCATAAAGTCTATTTCCACTTGATGCAGAATTTTGAGTAAGAGATATTGTAGAAACAAAAGATCCAGAGTCTTCAGATGTTTCTATTGCATTTGCAGTGATTCCACCAACATCAGAGTCTGAAAAAACTTCAACTTCAATTTGATCAATTGCCTCAGGGTTTAGATTCATGTCAAGATCAATAACTCTAACCATCACAGAATCATCATTAAAGAAAACATCATTAACAAATGCTATAGTTCCAAGATTCCAGGATATTGGTACAGACTCAGATAGCACTACACCATCAGCGAACTCAAAGGATACTGTAACTGCAGAATCTCTTTCAACTTCCAAGAATCCACTTGTAGGACCAGTTCCAACAGTCCTAGGTGTTGTATCATAATCACCATCACCATCTACATCATGTAAGAATCCAGTGAGAATTATTTCACCAGTAAATATCCCACTAGATACACTTGTTTCAGTCAGTTTGTATGGTTCTAATGAATGACTTCGTGTTGAAATTTTAATTGGGTTTTCATTGTCATCACCAATTGAATCAATCAAGTCTTTGTCAGTATTCCAACTAGGGGCAATTATTTTGATTTGAATTTTGTCAGTCCAAGAATAAATCGGTCTGTCAAAAAATATTGGAGCATATGGTTTATCATAATCTGGAATCTCTTGAGCAGTTGCAAACGGCAAAATAAAAATTAAAAATAAAAAATCAAGCAATTATTTTTCTTAAAGAACATTAAGATTTATGAGTTGTTAGTTTGATTCCTCTTCAGGAAGAGATATTGCCAAAATATTGTCTCCACGAAGCAAAACCTTGCCTAGTTGTTTTTTATTGTCTTCAGAAACATCTTCAGCGTTTTCTAGTGTAAGATTCATGTGAATATCAAAGTCTTTGAGAACTCCTTGGATTGTCTTGTTGTTTCTTAATCTAAGTAATACAACTTTATCTTTGGAGTTTGTCATTAATGTTGAAATTTCATCGGCCATAATTATCATCCAGTTATTTCTTCTTGCTTACTTGCATGTACAAGTCAACAGTTCCACTTCCAATTGGAATGTTGCTTCCAACAATTACGTTTTCAGTAATACCTTTGAGTTGTTCAATTTCTCCGCCAAGTGCAGCATGTGCAATTGTTGGAACGGTAATCTCAAATGCTGCTCTTGCCAAGACACTATCTTTAGTTCCAGCAATTCCGTGTCTTCCAATTTGTTGCATGTAACCACGAGAACACATCAAATCGGCTACTAACATGATGTATCTGTTGTCAACTTCAAGTCCTTGGTCTTCCAGAGTGCTGTTAAGTTCATTGATTAATGCATTTCTTGCAGCTTCAATACCAAGTGTTCCTGCAATTTCAAAGACGTTGTTTGTTCTAACGTTTCTCTTATCAATTCCTTTAACCTCCAAGACTTTGGCAACATTAGAACCAGTTGTTTGGATAACCCACTCATCATCTTTTTGGACAAGTGTTACACGTTCAATGTCAGGTACGCCCTTGACAGTAGTGTTGAGAACCTTGTTTCTAATTGCAATTACTGTTGCAGTATCAGATTCCTCAACTAGTTTTAGAGTGATTAGTTCACCAGTTGTCTCCATCTTGAATTTCTTGTTAGAAGACAATGCTGCTTCTACTTCTGCAATAGAACAGCCTCTTTCTTTGAGTCTATTTTCACTTAAAATTAGTTTAATTTCAGTTGCATAATCAGTTTCACTGTCTGCAATCAAAGCACTTACTTTGGTTTGCAAAACATTTCTTGCAACTTCAATTGCTTTTTCTCTTGATTTCTTTGATTCCTCATCAAGATAGATATCCATAGTTGGTGTTACTGGTTTCTTTCTTGCATCAACAAGTTCAATTAATCTTGGAAGACCCAATGTAACGTTTCTTTCTTTAATTCCTGCAAAGTGGAATGTTCTTAAGGTCATCTGAGTACCAGGTTCACCAATTGATTGTGCAGTGATAATTCCTACTGCTTGTCCTGGTTCTACTTTGGCTTTGTTGTAAAGTAGCAATCCCTTCTTACATACTGCTTCAATACCATCTTTACTTAATTCTGAATTTAGTAATGTCTCAGTTACAAGAGAAGTTAATCTAGGATTGAATGTCTTTGTGTATTTTTTGGCTAGTGTTTCAATTTCGTCTTTTGTTGCCTTTTTACCAGAGTCAACAATTTTTTGAGATTCAATTAATCTACTAGGGTTAAATGCTTCACCATGATCACTCTTTTGCACATCAATTCCATCTTCACCATAAAGGAATTGTACAATGTGTCCGTGAGGATCTCTAACTGTTCCATCATATTCTAATCTAATGTGTTCTAATGCGTTGATTAATCTACGCTGCATGTAACCACTTTGTTGTGTTCTAACTGCAGTATCTACAAGTCCTTCACGACCTCCCATTGCGTGGAAGAAGAATTCAAGTGCAGATAGACCTTCTCTATAATTGGATTTTACAAATCCATGTGCGTCTGGATTATTGTCATGTTCTTGATAATGGGTTAATGCTCTGTTGTTGTAACCGTCATGTAGTCTGTTACCTCTTCTTGACTGTTGTCCAAGTGCTCCGGCCATCTGACCTACGTTAAGTGATGAACCTCTTGCACCAGTGGTAGCCATTATTTTTCCTGCATTATCTGCTGGAAGACAATCATTTGCAGTGGAGCCTGCTTTGTCTCTTGCTTTACCTAATTCATTTACAATGTATGCTTCTAGTGCTTCTTCAGGTCTCATACCTCTTGTTAGTTTCAATGTACCTTTGTTGAATTGATCAGTCAAGTCATCTACTATATCATAAGTTTCTTGAATGTCATCGAGAATCTGTTGTTTGTCTTTATCAGGTACGATAAGGTCGCCATAACCATAACTGAAACCATAGTGAGTGATGAATTGTTTTACCATGATGAGAATAGAGTTGAGGAAACTTTTTCCTACAGCATTACCATAATCTTTTGCAATTCTGTGAAGTACACTTTCAGGTTCTTCTGCACCAATTGAAGATTTATCAATTACGCCGCTGATTAATTCACCGTTTTTAATTACAACATCTTTTGCTTGGCCTTTGGTTCCCTTTGACCACTTTGATGTAATGACATAGTTGAAGTCTTTTGGTAGGAATAACGAGAATAGTTGTTTGCCAGTATAAGCTGGACCATCTTTAGTTTTAGTTGCAGGTTTTGGCAAAGGATCTGTATATCCACCAAGCATTGCAAGGTTTGAGAATTCTTGAACTGATAATGTTGTATCATCTTTAGTTAGAAGATATGCACCAGTTACAAAGTCTCTTAGTGCACCAATAATTGGGCCACCATATCTTGGTGAGATTAATTGATCTTGAACTCTCATCAAGAGAATTGCTTCTGCTCTTGCTTCCTCACTTTGAGGAACATGAAGGTTCATCTCATCACCATCAAAGTCTGCGTTATACGGAGGACAAACTGATGGATGGAGTCTGAATGTTTTTCCTGGAAGTACACGTACATAATGTGCCATAATTGACATTTGGTGAAGTGATGGTTGTCTGTTGAACATGACAATGTCACCATCTGCAAGGTGCCTTTCTACCAAGTATCCAATTTCAAGGGTTTCAGCAATTGTAGAACGATCTTCTACGAAATCAAGTCTAATCTTTACACCATCTGGTCTAACGATATAGTTTACACCTGGGAATTTCTCAGGTCCATTAATTACAAGTTTTCTCATTCTCTCAATATTCCATTCTGTAACAATTTCAGGAATGGTTAGTTTCATGGCAACTGCTTCTGGAACACCAACCTCACTCAAGTCTAAATTAGGATCAGGTGAGATTACAGTTCTACTTGAAAAGTCAACTCTCTTTCCAGATAGTGAACCTCTGAATCTTCCTTCTTTTCCTTTGAGCCTTTGAGTTAAGGTTTTGAGAGGACGTCCAGAACGATGATGAGCTTGTGGGATTCCAGATACCTCGTTATCAAAGTATGTGGTTGTATGATATTGTAATAGATCTACCAAGTCTTGAACGATAAGAGGAGGAGTTCCTGCATCTTTACTTTCTTTTAGTCTCTGATTAACTCTGATGATATCTACCATTTTGTGAGTCAAGTCGTCTTCTGATCTAATTCCAGTTTCTAAAATAATTGAAGGTCTTACAGTTACTGGTGGAACAGGGAATGCTTGTAATACAAACCATTCAGGTCTTGCAGTAATCGGATCATAGGATAATAGTTCTAGATCTTCATCAATGATTTGTGAGAATCTTTCTCTAATTGTAATTGGAAGTAATCTGTGTTCTCCGATTTCTGTTTTTTCTACAAAGATAGTTGGTTTTGTGAATATTAGTTCGTATTGTGTTTTACCGCAATGAGGACATTCTTTTGCTTTCTTTGCTTTTTCAATAATTTGTTCTGGAATGCGTTTTTGAGAAATTACAGTATAAGCTGCATGTTTTTCTTTGATAGTTTTGAAAACGTTAAGATCTTCTTGCGGAACTTTGAGTCTAGCACAAGAACGACATGTTGATTGTAACAGTTTGTAGATATTATCAATAAATGCAATGTGTAAAACTGGTTCTGCTAATTCCAAATGTCCAAAGTGTCCAGGACATC encodes the following:
- a CDS encoding tetratricopeptide repeat protein, which produces MLTAFAPLAFNDIFADSFNVSFNKSIYQTGETLVISGQVIDFGMPVIAMSIFDPDAKILSANNLELASDGSFSKTISLESPFYEIPGNYLIKLDYGQVTEEHNFVIQANSVESEPEIVPQEVIVPEITSFYTERDHYFDGDTIKIFGSVSTLDSPTVLIGIHDPFGTPAGFYFGNINNDLEFSTSFLVKDGVNFKAEGTYSIKAHYAETDAQYFFEYSTEHTTQTTDDTTQTTEETTQTTEETTQTTEETTQTTEETTQTTDDTTQTTDDTTQTTDDTTQTTDDTTQTTDDTIIEPASEANNETMVSEKETINEKPETKKEIKIVSKETETKIDSKNILENKKHDNLSVDDIELGKLLNQINLECDSSTFIDTISYYDGMGPALYRLCQFDDSLNFFNESLVENPDDVEVLVNKGSTLGKIGYVLEAIAYYDHAIALDPNYLPAKNNKANALANLGNLDGAIMLYNEIIEENPNYYTARTNLNNALSLKSEIQETSEVSNVEESEIETLSNEKTLPEKIIPKENENEKQPNFFEEITRVFSSLFGFSE
- a CDS encoding LSM domain-containing protein yields the protein MADEISTLMTNSKDKVVLLRLRNNKTIQGVLKDFDIHMNLTLENAEDVSEDNKKQLGKVLLRGDNILAISLPEEESN
- a CDS encoding DNA-directed RNA polymerase subunit A', producing MSIQAVKAIDGIRFSVWSPTEIRKYSVAEITAPETYDEDGMPVQGGLMDGRLGTLEPGQKCLTCGNTAARCPGHFGHLELAEPVLHIAFIDNIYKLLQSTCRSCARLKVPQEDLNVFKTIKEKHAAYTVISQKRIPEQIIEKAKKAKECPHCGKTQYELIFTKPTIFVEKTEIGEHRLLPITIRERFSQIIDEDLELLSYDPITARPEWFVLQAFPVPPVTVRPSIILETGIRSEDDLTHKMVDIIRVNQRLKESKDAGTPPLIVQDLVDLLQYHTTTYFDNEVSGIPQAHHRSGRPLKTLTQRLKGKEGRFRGSLSGKRVDFSSRTVISPDPNLDLSEVGVPEAVAMKLTIPEIVTEWNIERMRKLVINGPEKFPGVNYIVRPDGVKIRLDFVEDRSTIAETLEIGYLVERHLADGDIVMFNRQPSLHQMSIMAHYVRVLPGKTFRLHPSVCPPYNADFDGDEMNLHVPQSEEARAEAILLMRVQDQLISPRYGGPIIGALRDFVTGAYLLTKDDTTLSVQEFSNLAMLGGYTDPLPKPATKTKDGPAYTGKQLFSLFLPKDFNYVITSKWSKGTKGQAKDVVIKNGELISGVIDKSSIGAEEPESVLHRIAKDYGNAVGKSFLNSILIMVKQFITHYGFSYGYGDLIVPDKDKQQILDDIQETYDIVDDLTDQFNKGTLKLTRGMRPEEALEAYIVNELGKARDKAGSTANDCLPADNAGKIMATTGARGSSLNVGQMAGALGQQSRRGNRLHDGYNNRALTHYQEHDNNPDAHGFVKSNYREGLSALEFFFHAMGGREGLVDTAVRTQQSGYMQRRLINALEHIRLEYDGTVRDPHGHIVQFLYGEDGIDVQKSDHGEAFNPSRLIESQKIVDSGKKATKDEIETLAKKYTKTFNPRLTSLVTETLLNSELSKDGIEAVCKKGLLLYNKAKVEPGQAVGIITAQSIGEPGTQMTLRTFHFAGIKERNVTLGLPRLIELVDARKKPVTPTMDIYLDEESKKSREKAIEVARNVLQTKVSALIADSETDYATEIKLILSENRLKERGCSIAEVEAALSSNKKFKMETTGELITLKLVEESDTATVIAIRNKVLNTTVKGVPDIERVTLVQKDDEWVIQTTGSNVAKVLEVKGIDKRNVRTNNVFEIAGTLGIEAARNALINELNSTLEDQGLEVDNRYIMLVADLMCSRGYMQQIGRHGIAGTKDSVLARAAFEITVPTIAHAALGGEIEQLKGITENVIVGSNIPIGSGTVDLYMQVSKKK